In the candidate division KSB1 bacterium genome, one interval contains:
- a CDS encoding response regulator yields the protein MSGVGPRSLLVVDDEDDFLELVREIFGASGYCVKTARTAAEAEAILEGPPCEVAIIDYRLPGKNGTHVAHRVQQKWPTARIVFLTGDSEAAGKIKAEGQAVTACLVKPVEVDRLLALVDQLLSSP from the coding sequence GTGTCCGGCGTAGGACCGCGTTCCCTGTTGGTGGTTGATGACGAGGACGATTTTCTCGAGCTTGTGCGCGAAATCTTTGGCGCCAGCGGCTACTGTGTCAAGACGGCCCGCACGGCCGCAGAGGCCGAGGCTATCCTTGAAGGCCCGCCCTGCGAGGTTGCCATTATTGACTACCGACTGCCAGGGAAGAACGGCACGCACGTAGCCCATCGCGTGCAGCAGAAATGGCCCACGGCACGCATCGTGTTTCTCACCGGCGACAGCGAGGCGGCAGGCAAGATCAAGGCGGAAGGCCAGGCGGTGACCGCCTGCCTTGTGAAGCCGGTCGAGGTGGATCGCCTCCTCGCACTTGTCGATCAGCTTCTTTCTTCTCCCTGA